GCCCTCAGCGCGCACCGCGACCCGGCGGACGCCGGGGCGACCCCCTCCCCGCAGGCCGCCTCCACCGCGCCCGCCGCCACCTCCGGTGCGGCCGCGGCCGGCCCCACCGCGGCCGGCCCCACCGCCGCCGCCTGGGTGCCCGCCGACCCCCGGATCGCCGACGTCTGCCGGAGCAAGCTCCCCACCCCGGCCCGCAGCACCCTCGCCCTGATCGCCGCGGGCGGCCCCTACCCGTACCGCTCCGACGGCATCGTCTTCGAGAACCGCGAGAGCCGGCTGCCCCGGCAGCGCACCGGCTACTACCACGAGTACACCGTGGTCACCCCCGGCTCCCAGGACCGCGGTACCCGACGCGTCGTCACCGGCGCGGTCGGCGAGCAGTACTGGACGGCCGACCACTACGCCAGCTTCCAGGAGATCGACCCCCGCTGCTGAACCCGGCGGGCCGCCGGCGGCGAAAAACCGTTGG
The sequence above is a segment of the Kitasatospora sp. NBC_00240 genome. Coding sequences within it:
- a CDS encoding ribonuclease domain-containing protein, coding for MTSPMTSRNRLIAVAVLLVCAIAAAGAYALSAHRDPADAGATPSPQAASTAPAATSGAAAAGPTAAGPTAAAWVPADPRIADVCRSKLPTPARSTLALIAAGGPYPYRSDGIVFENRESRLPRQRTGYYHEYTVVTPGSQDRGTRRVVTGAVGEQYWTADHYASFQEIDPRC